In the Mycolicibacter sp. MU0102 genome, one interval contains:
- the hemC gene encoding hydroxymethylbilane synthase, with amino-acid sequence MGEVIRIGTRGSLLATTQAGTIRDALVAAGHPAELVVISTAGDVTSGPIADIGVGVFTAALREAILDGRVDAAVHSHKDLPTAADSRFLLAANPPREDARDALVARDGLVLGELPAGAVVGTSSPRRAAQLRALGLGLEIRPLRGNLDSRLNRVSSGELDAIVVARAGLARLGRLDAVTETLEPVQMLPAPAQGALAVECRAGDTALAELLAELDDADTRLAVTAERTLLAELEAGCSAPVGAIAEVVESIDEDGRVFEELSLRACVAALDGSDVIRASGIGSPDRARELGVSVAAELFELGARELMADAR; translated from the coding sequence TTGGGTGAAGTAATCCGCATCGGGACCCGGGGCAGCTTATTGGCCACCACCCAGGCCGGGACCATTCGCGATGCTTTGGTGGCTGCTGGGCACCCCGCTGAACTGGTCGTGATCAGCACGGCCGGGGATGTCACGTCCGGTCCTATCGCCGACATCGGCGTGGGGGTGTTCACCGCTGCGCTGCGGGAGGCGATCCTCGACGGCCGAGTCGATGCTGCCGTGCACTCGCACAAGGACCTGCCGACCGCTGCCGACTCCCGGTTCCTGCTCGCCGCAAATCCGCCTCGTGAGGACGCTCGGGACGCGCTGGTGGCGCGTGACGGATTGGTACTGGGTGAGTTGCCGGCGGGTGCTGTGGTGGGCACATCGTCGCCGCGACGGGCGGCACAGCTTAGAGCACTGGGTCTCGGTTTGGAAATTCGCCCCCTACGAGGCAACCTAGATAGCAGGTTGAACAGGGTAAGCAGCGGCGAACTCGACGCCATCGTGGTAGCCCGGGCGGGTCTGGCCCGGCTGGGACGCCTCGACGCGGTCACCGAGACGTTGGAACCGGTACAGATGTTGCCGGCTCCGGCTCAAGGGGCACTGGCCGTAGAGTGCCGCGCCGGTGATACGGCACTGGCGGAGCTGCTGGCGGAGTTGGACGACGCCGACACCCGCCTGGCGGTTACCGCCGAGCGTACCCTGCTCGCCGAACTGGAAGCGGGTTGTTCCGCACCGGTGGGCGCGATCGCCGAAGTGGTCGAGTCCATCGATGAGGACGGCCGGGTCTTCGAGGAGCTGTCGCTGCGCGCCTGCGTAGCGGCGCTGGACGGATCCGACGTGATCCGCGCGTCCGGCATCGGCAGTCCGGACCGAGCCCGGGAACTGGGCGTGTCGGTCGCAGCGGAACTGTTCGAGTTGGGTGCGCGCGAGCTGATGGCGGACGCACGGTGA
- a CDS encoding cellulase family glycosylhydrolase → MTDRRSGRTVGFATATGAFLTFGMAPLAAAPAAQADFDDAIEAAVAPFLDTSTNDLDWDAVLSPTAWNTFFAPAHWNTIFGELSIPGPAAGPAAYDPADLTAWIQHNIYTPIHTGIEAWIHSDLGQQVNNFINEPFLALTGRGLIGDGVDGDPLHVNGTDGGWLFGDGGAGWNSTVDHTPGGDGGSGGLFGFGGAGGHGGLGASGGAGGAGGVVMGIGGVGGDGGDGDLGFNGGAGGAGGAGGDAAGWLFGSGGHGGNGGDGATGGSRVVGGHGGDGGSAVGLFSSGGHGGDAGDGVHSGPRDLPALGGAGGGGGLLGAHGDHGHFGTLDGAPAGGLSDITTAGSWLVDNDGRVVVLHGFGEVVKDPPFYPASEGFGDADAALLAANGFNVVRLGILWAGVEPEPGVYDYEYLDLINQTAQTLSNHGIRVVLDMHQDNYGTTFWGDGAPAWAAQDGGLPNPHTPFPFRYVMSPAENYAWDAFWTNADGPDGVGLQNHYALMWQVVANYFKDDPNVIGYELMNEPWPGSTWLSTIFGGSFFEGQQLTPFYNQLAAAVRSVDPATPLYIEPSVLSGNLPIPTYLGEVDDPRVVFAFHDYCTTTAFMDSNFGCSLWETIVHGNADDYASRYDLPVAITEYGGTTNAGSIADTLNAANSYGYNWMFWDYTMLRYWDLNQPMTEDNINMDLLTQLSEPYPLAVGGTPDSWSFANGTFEFSYSTEMASGSGHFAAGTQTEISVPALQYPDGYQVSVTGGHVVSAPGAPVLVIASDSGATSVTVTVTAAGGSG, encoded by the coding sequence ATGACAGACCGCAGGAGCGGCCGGACCGTCGGATTTGCCACTGCCACAGGCGCGTTTCTGACCTTCGGGATGGCGCCACTGGCCGCCGCACCCGCGGCCCAAGCCGACTTCGACGACGCGATCGAAGCAGCCGTCGCACCCTTCCTGGACACTTCCACCAACGACCTCGACTGGGACGCGGTGCTCTCCCCCACCGCCTGGAACACCTTCTTCGCCCCCGCGCACTGGAACACCATCTTCGGTGAACTCAGCATTCCGGGTCCAGCTGCCGGCCCGGCCGCCTACGATCCGGCTGACCTGACCGCATGGATCCAGCACAACATCTACACCCCGATCCACACCGGCATCGAAGCCTGGATCCACAGCGATCTCGGCCAGCAGGTCAACAACTTCATCAATGAGCCGTTCCTCGCACTGACCGGCCGTGGCCTGATCGGCGACGGCGTCGACGGGGATCCTTTGCACGTCAACGGCACCGACGGTGGGTGGCTGTTCGGCGACGGCGGTGCCGGCTGGAACAGCACCGTGGACCACACACCAGGCGGCGACGGTGGCAGCGGCGGCTTGTTCGGCTTCGGCGGGGCCGGCGGGCACGGCGGCCTCGGTGCTTCCGGCGGTGCCGGTGGCGCGGGCGGAGTGGTGATGGGCATCGGTGGCGTCGGCGGCGACGGTGGTGACGGCGACCTCGGCTTCAATGGCGGAGCCGGCGGGGCCGGCGGCGCAGGCGGCGACGCCGCCGGCTGGCTGTTCGGCAGCGGCGGCCACGGCGGAAACGGCGGCGACGGCGCTACCGGCGGGTCCCGCGTCGTGGGTGGTCACGGCGGTGACGGCGGTAGTGCTGTCGGCCTGTTCAGCAGCGGCGGCCACGGCGGTGATGCCGGCGACGGCGTCCACAGCGGCCCACGCGATCTACCCGCCCTCGGCGGAGCCGGCGGCGGCGGAGGCCTACTCGGCGCACACGGCGACCACGGTCACTTCGGCACGCTCGACGGCGCCCCGGCCGGCGGCCTCTCCGACATCACCACCGCCGGCAGCTGGCTGGTCGACAACGACGGACGAGTCGTAGTCCTGCACGGATTCGGCGAGGTAGTGAAAGACCCGCCGTTCTACCCCGCCTCCGAGGGATTCGGCGACGCCGACGCCGCGCTGCTGGCCGCCAACGGTTTCAACGTGGTGCGGCTCGGCATCCTCTGGGCCGGAGTCGAGCCCGAACCCGGCGTCTACGACTACGAGTATCTGGACCTGATCAACCAGACCGCCCAGACGCTGTCCAACCACGGCATCCGCGTTGTCCTGGACATGCACCAGGACAACTACGGCACCACCTTCTGGGGCGATGGCGCACCGGCGTGGGCGGCCCAGGACGGCGGCCTGCCCAACCCCCACACCCCATTCCCATTCCGCTACGTCATGAGCCCCGCGGAGAACTACGCCTGGGATGCGTTCTGGACCAATGCCGACGGACCCGACGGTGTTGGGCTGCAGAACCACTACGCGCTGATGTGGCAAGTCGTTGCGAATTACTTCAAAGACGACCCCAACGTGATCGGCTACGAGCTGATGAACGAGCCGTGGCCGGGCTCAACATGGTTGTCGACGATCTTCGGCGGCTCGTTCTTCGAAGGCCAGCAGCTGACCCCGTTCTACAACCAGCTGGCCGCAGCGGTCCGCTCGGTCGATCCGGCCACGCCGCTGTACATCGAACCCAGCGTCCTGTCCGGCAACCTGCCCATCCCGACCTACCTAGGCGAGGTGGACGATCCGCGCGTCGTCTTCGCGTTCCACGATTACTGCACCACAACGGCTTTCATGGACAGCAACTTCGGCTGCTCACTGTGGGAGACGATCGTGCACGGCAACGCCGACGACTACGCATCAAGATACGACCTACCGGTGGCGATCACCGAGTACGGCGGAACCACCAACGCCGGCTCGATCGCCGACACCCTCAATGCGGCAAACAGCTACGGCTACAACTGGATGTTCTGGGACTACACCATGCTCCGGTACTGGGATCTGAACCAGCCGATGACCGAAGACAACATCAACATGGACCTGCTGACGCAACTGTCCGAGCCGTATCCGCTTGCCGTGGGCGGCACCCCGGACTCCTGGTCGTTCGCGAACGGCACCTTCGAATTCAGCTACTCCACCGAGATGGCCAGCGGCTCAGGACACTTCGCCGCCGGCACCCAAACCGAGATCTCGGTACCTGCACTGCAATACCCCGACGGCTACCAGGTCAGCGTCACCGGAGGACACGTCGTCTCCGCGCCGGGCGCCCCTGTCCTCGTCATCGCCTCGGACAGCGGGGCCACCAGCGTCACCGTCACCGTGACGGCCGCGGGAGGCAGCGGGTAA
- a CDS encoding uroporphyrinogen-III synthase, with product MARQVSVRGQKPKPGRIVFVGSGPGDPGLLTTRARTALTNAALVFIDPDVPEAVLALVGTDLPPIVGPMPPAPKADKVDDDAAHPDADADDDAADEAAATVPGGPDIRPALGEPAEVAKILAAEARSGTDVVRLVAGDPLSIDAVITEVNAVARTNVAFEIVPGLPATSAVPTYAGLPLGSSHTVADVRDPNVDWGALAAAPGPLILQATTSHLPEAARTLIEYGLSDGTPCVVTTSGTTCAQRSIESSLGGLTEASALASIDPVILPNGQETSAGPLVVTIGKTVSNRAKLNWWESRALYGWTVLVPRTKDQAGEMSDRLIGHGASPIEVPTIAVEPPRSPAQMERAVKGLVDGRYQWVVFTSTNAVRAVWEKFAEFGLDARAFSGVKIACVGEATAERVRAFGISPELVPSGEQSSLGLLDEFPPYDDVFDPVNRVLLPRADIATETLAEGLRERGWEIEDVTAYRTVRAAPPPATIREMIKTGGFDAVCFTSSSTVRNLVGIAGKPHARTLVACIGPKTAETAAEFGLRVDVQPETAAVGPLVDALAEHAARLRAEGALPPPRKKSRRR from the coding sequence ATGGCTCGCCAAGTGAGCGTGCGAGGGCAGAAGCCCAAGCCGGGTCGCATTGTTTTCGTCGGCTCGGGTCCCGGCGACCCGGGTCTGCTGACGACGCGGGCACGGACGGCGCTGACGAATGCCGCGCTGGTGTTTATCGACCCGGATGTGCCCGAGGCGGTGCTGGCGTTGGTCGGCACGGACCTGCCTCCGATCGTCGGTCCGATGCCCCCGGCCCCCAAAGCGGACAAGGTCGACGACGACGCGGCCCACCCCGACGCCGACGCCGACGATGACGCTGCCGACGAGGCTGCCGCAACCGTTCCGGGCGGCCCCGACATCCGCCCGGCGCTGGGCGAGCCGGCCGAGGTGGCCAAGATCCTGGCGGCCGAGGCACGCTCGGGCACGGACGTGGTGCGGCTGGTCGCCGGTGACCCGCTGTCGATCGACGCGGTCATCACCGAGGTAAACGCGGTGGCCCGCACCAACGTTGCGTTCGAGATCGTGCCGGGACTGCCCGCCACCAGTGCGGTGCCCACCTACGCCGGTCTGCCGCTCGGTTCATCGCACACGGTGGCCGACGTCCGCGACCCGAACGTGGATTGGGGCGCGCTGGCTGCCGCTCCGGGGCCGCTGATCTTGCAGGCCACCACCTCGCACTTGCCGGAGGCGGCCCGCACCCTGATCGAGTACGGCCTGTCGGACGGCACGCCGTGCGTGGTCACCACCTCGGGGACCACCTGCGCGCAGCGTTCGATCGAGTCCAGCCTCGGCGGCCTGACGGAGGCGTCGGCGCTGGCGAGCATCGACCCGGTCATCCTGCCCAACGGCCAGGAGACCTCGGCCGGGCCGCTGGTGGTGACCATCGGCAAGACGGTGAGCAACCGGGCCAAGCTGAACTGGTGGGAGAGCCGCGCACTGTATGGCTGGACGGTTCTGGTGCCGCGCACCAAGGACCAGGCCGGGGAGATGAGCGACCGGCTGATCGGGCACGGCGCCTCACCGATCGAGGTTCCGACCATCGCCGTCGAGCCGCCGCGCAGCCCGGCCCAGATGGAAAGGGCCGTCAAGGGTTTGGTGGACGGCCGCTACCAGTGGGTGGTGTTCACCTCGACCAATGCGGTGCGCGCCGTGTGGGAGAAGTTCGCCGAGTTCGGTCTGGACGCGCGTGCGTTCTCCGGGGTGAAGATCGCCTGCGTCGGCGAGGCCACCGCAGAGCGTGTCCGGGCGTTCGGGATCAGCCCCGAGCTGGTGCCGTCGGGTGAGCAGTCCTCGCTGGGCCTGCTCGACGAATTCCCGCCCTACGACGATGTTTTCGACCCGGTGAACCGAGTGCTGCTGCCGCGTGCGGACATCGCCACCGAGACGCTGGCCGAAGGCCTGCGCGAGCGGGGCTGGGAGATCGAGGACGTCACCGCGTACCGCACCGTGCGGGCGGCTCCGCCGCCGGCGACCATCCGCGAGATGATCAAGACCGGTGGGTTCGACGCGGTGTGCTTCACCTCCAGCTCGACGGTGCGCAACCTCGTCGGCATCGCCGGCAAGCCGCATGCCCGGACCCTGGTCGCCTGTATCGGCCCCAAGACCGCCGAGACGGCAGCCGAATTCGGCCTGCGGGTCGACGTGCAGCCGGAGACCGCTGCGGTGGGTCCGCTGGTCGATGCGCTGGCCGAGCACGCTGCGCGACTGCGGGCCGAGGGTGCGTTGCCGCCGCCGCGTAAGAAGAGCCGCAGGCGCTAA
- a CDS encoding glutamyl-tRNA reductase: protein MSVLLFGVSHRSAPVSVLEQLSTAESDQIKIVEQVLQSPLVTEAMILSTCNRVEIYAVVDAFHAGLSAIGQVLSEHSGMSMADLTKYAYVRYSEAAVEHLFSVASGLDSAVVGEQQVLGQVRRSYASAEANSSVGRVLHELAQRALSVGKRVHSETGIDAAGASVVSVALGIAAKQWGSEFGNDALQGRTAVVIGAGSMGALSAAHLVRAGVGHIHVVNRSLPRAQRLARKIRESGVTADAVALDRMAASLTSADIVVSSTGAVSPVVSLADVHHALAGGTRDEVTQPLVICDLGMPRDVDAAVAGLPGVRVIDMERIQREPSAQVATSDTEAARSIVAREVATYLAGQRMAEVTPTVTALRQRAADVVTAELLRLDHRLPDLETAQREEVARTVRRVVDKLLHAPTVRVKQLASSPGGDSYAEALRELFELDPTAVDAVATAGELPVVPGGLDVSAETGSAG from the coding sequence GTGAGCGTCCTGCTCTTCGGGGTCTCGCACCGTAGCGCCCCCGTCTCCGTACTCGAGCAGCTCAGCACCGCTGAATCCGATCAGATAAAGATCGTCGAGCAGGTGCTGCAATCGCCGCTCGTCACCGAGGCGATGATCCTGTCGACCTGCAACCGGGTTGAGATCTACGCCGTCGTCGACGCCTTCCACGCCGGATTGTCGGCGATCGGACAGGTGCTCTCCGAACACTCCGGCATGTCGATGGCCGACCTGACCAAGTACGCCTACGTCCGCTACAGCGAAGCAGCCGTCGAGCACCTGTTCTCGGTGGCCAGCGGCCTGGACTCCGCGGTCGTGGGCGAACAGCAGGTGCTGGGCCAGGTACGGCGCTCCTACGCCTCCGCCGAGGCCAACAGCAGTGTCGGCCGGGTGCTGCACGAACTGGCGCAGCGCGCGCTGTCGGTGGGCAAGCGGGTGCACTCCGAGACCGGAATCGACGCCGCCGGCGCATCGGTGGTCTCGGTCGCCCTGGGCATCGCGGCCAAGCAGTGGGGCTCTGAGTTTGGCAACGACGCGCTGCAGGGCCGGACCGCAGTGGTGATCGGCGCCGGGTCGATGGGCGCGTTGTCCGCGGCACATCTGGTGCGCGCCGGTGTCGGGCACATCCACGTCGTCAACCGTTCGCTGCCGCGCGCTCAACGGCTGGCCCGCAAGATCCGCGAGAGCGGTGTCACGGCCGACGCCGTCGCCCTGGACCGGATGGCTGCCAGCCTGACCAGCGCCGACATCGTGGTGTCCTCCACCGGAGCGGTCAGCCCCGTCGTCTCACTGGCCGACGTGCACCACGCGCTGGCCGGGGGCACCCGCGACGAGGTGACTCAACCGCTGGTGATCTGCGACTTGGGCATGCCACGCGACGTCGATGCTGCGGTCGCTGGATTGCCCGGGGTGCGGGTCATCGACATGGAGCGGATTCAGCGCGAGCCCTCGGCGCAGGTCGCCACCTCCGACACCGAGGCTGCACGCAGCATCGTGGCCCGCGAGGTCGCCACCTATCTGGCCGGGCAGCGGATGGCCGAGGTCACCCCGACCGTGACCGCGCTGCGCCAGCGTGCCGCCGACGTGGTCACCGCGGAATTGCTGCGGCTGGATCACCGGCTGCCGGACCTGGAGACCGCCCAGCGCGAGGAGGTGGCGCGCACCGTGCGGCGCGTCGTCGACAAGCTGCTGCACGCGCCCACTGTGCGGGTCAAACAGCTGGCCAGCTCGCCGGGCGGCGACAGCTACGCCGAAGCGCTACGCGAGCTGTTCGAGCTCGATCCGACCGCCGTGGACGCCGTCGCGACCGCCGGTGAACTGCCAGTAGTGCCGGGAGGACTTGATGTCAGCGCCGAAACCGGGTCGGCCGGGTAG
- a CDS encoding glycoside hydrolase family 5 protein, with the protein MGVSGGAFLAFGLAPLVAPAAQADFDGVIEAAISPFLDDTTNTLDWDAVLSPTAWDTFLAPTHWDGVLAELGALAVPGTASFDQTDLADWAQQYLYTPMHAGMQAWITSDFGKSVNDAINTVFGSLVIGNGVDGTAAIPDGTAGGWLFGDGGAGWDSTEVGVAGGDGGAAGLFGTGGTGGDGGAGAIGGHGGDGGWLIGIGGDGGDGGSSDSGVGGYGGDGGSATGWFGTGGAGGDAGDGVYTGGRELPALGGAGGNGSMLLGTHGDHGHFGTLEGLPPGGVADLGTTGSWITDSDGRVVVLHGFGEVNKRAPFYPAADNEGFSDADAALLAANGFNVVRVGILWEGVEPRPGVIDYDYLAAINQTIQTLSNHGIYTVLDMHQDLYAAGLGGPMGYGDGAPDWAVQTGGMPDPDTGWPWTYALNPAENHVWDAFWRNSDAPDGIGLQNHYAQMWQAVAHYFKDDPHVVGYELMNEPWAGSTWLSTIFGNSFFEGQQLTSFYDQVASAIRSVDSTTTLYVEPSTLSGNLPIPTYLGEVDDPNVVYAFHDYCTMTALFGTDFGCSLWETIVHGYADAYASKYDLPVAITEFGASTNTGSITDTMTEANRYGYSWMF; encoded by the coding sequence TTGGGTGTCAGTGGGGGCGCGTTCCTGGCGTTCGGGCTGGCACCGCTTGTCGCCCCCGCGGCCCAGGCCGACTTCGATGGCGTGATCGAAGCAGCCATCTCCCCCTTTCTGGACGACACCACCAATACCCTCGACTGGGACGCCGTGCTCTCCCCCACCGCCTGGGACACCTTCCTGGCCCCGACTCACTGGGACGGCGTGCTGGCCGAACTTGGTGCCCTCGCAGTGCCCGGAACGGCCAGCTTCGATCAGACAGACCTCGCTGACTGGGCACAGCAATACCTCTACACCCCAATGCACGCCGGTATGCAGGCCTGGATCACCAGCGACTTCGGCAAATCGGTCAACGACGCGATCAACACGGTGTTCGGCTCGCTGGTGATCGGCAACGGCGTCGACGGAACAGCAGCGATCCCCGACGGCACCGCGGGTGGATGGCTGTTCGGCGACGGCGGCGCAGGCTGGGACAGCACCGAGGTCGGCGTCGCCGGCGGTGATGGCGGCGCGGCCGGGCTCTTCGGCACCGGGGGGACGGGCGGTGACGGCGGCGCGGGCGCCATCGGTGGCCACGGCGGTGACGGCGGATGGTTGATCGGCATCGGCGGTGACGGTGGCGACGGCGGCAGCAGCGACAGTGGTGTCGGTGGCTACGGCGGTGACGGCGGTAGCGCAACCGGATGGTTCGGCACCGGCGGCGCCGGTGGCGACGCCGGCGACGGCGTGTATACCGGTGGCCGCGAACTGCCCGCCCTCGGCGGCGCCGGCGGCAACGGCAGCATGCTGCTCGGAACACACGGCGACCACGGTCACTTCGGCACCCTTGAGGGCTTGCCTCCCGGCGGCGTCGCTGACCTCGGCACCACCGGCTCCTGGATCACCGACAGCGACGGACGGGTGGTCGTCCTGCACGGATTCGGCGAGGTCAACAAGCGGGCACCGTTCTATCCCGCCGCCGACAACGAGGGGTTCAGCGACGCCGACGCGGCGCTGTTGGCCGCCAACGGCTTCAACGTGGTGCGGGTCGGCATCCTCTGGGAAGGCGTGGAGCCCCGGCCCGGCGTCATCGACTACGACTACCTCGCCGCCATCAACCAGACCATCCAGACACTGTCCAACCACGGCATCTACACCGTGCTCGACATGCACCAGGACCTCTACGCCGCCGGGCTCGGCGGCCCCATGGGCTATGGCGACGGTGCACCGGATTGGGCCGTACAAACCGGTGGAATGCCCGATCCCGACACCGGCTGGCCGTGGACATATGCGCTCAACCCGGCGGAGAACCATGTCTGGGATGCCTTCTGGCGGAACTCCGACGCACCCGACGGCATCGGTCTGCAGAACCACTACGCGCAGATGTGGCAAGCCGTTGCGCACTACTTCAAGGACGATCCCCACGTTGTCGGCTACGAGCTGATGAACGAGCCGTGGGCGGGCTCGACGTGGCTGTCGACCATCTTCGGCAATTCCTTCTTCGAAGGCCAGCAGCTGACCTCGTTCTACGACCAGGTGGCCTCGGCGATCCGATCCGTCGACTCGACCACCACGCTGTACGTCGAACCGAGCACGCTGTCGGGCAACCTGCCGATCCCGACCTACCTGGGCGAGGTGGACGACCCGAACGTCGTCTACGCATTCCACGACTACTGCACCATGACGGCCCTGTTCGGCACCGACTTCGGCTGCTCACTGTGGGAGACGATCGTGCACGGCTACGCCGACGCCTACGCGTCGAAATACGATCTCCCGGTAGCGATCACCGAGTTCGGCGCATCCACGAACACCGGCTCGATCACCGACACCATGACCGAGGCCAACCGCTATGGCTACAGCTGGATGTTCTGA
- a CDS encoding LysR family transcriptional regulator, whose product MLSPIEINTRKLGYFVAVAEELHFSKAAERVHLAQQALSRQIKELESLVGAKLLERTTRKVTLTPAGEAFLEGARTALAVLDEAASAARRAARGLAGTLRLGYVPGAALELTPLILAEFGERHPAVVVEMQEFPVHDSSAGLASGATDVAFVRLPKGIPNIETEVLFVDPVVAMVAGSHHLAGRGSVSARDLVNDPITNGDTVDEAYRAFWCLEAARDESTKARLVPITSITEEAQVVAAGAAIAVTSAVVMNFMPLPGVQFLAIDDWPGSAIALGWHRDERSPLVAQFLEVALAVRDRETELVHTIESRPTTA is encoded by the coding sequence ATGCTGAGCCCCATCGAGATCAACACCCGCAAGTTGGGCTACTTCGTGGCCGTGGCCGAAGAGCTGCACTTCAGCAAGGCCGCGGAGCGCGTTCACCTTGCCCAGCAGGCCCTTAGCCGGCAAATCAAGGAGCTCGAGAGCCTGGTCGGCGCCAAGTTGCTGGAGCGCACCACCCGCAAGGTGACGTTGACACCCGCCGGTGAAGCCTTTCTTGAGGGAGCGCGCACCGCGCTCGCTGTCCTTGATGAGGCCGCATCCGCCGCCCGACGGGCCGCGCGCGGGCTGGCCGGCACACTACGGCTGGGCTACGTCCCCGGTGCCGCCCTCGAATTGACACCGTTGATCCTGGCCGAGTTCGGGGAACGCCACCCTGCCGTAGTCGTTGAGATGCAAGAGTTTCCGGTCCACGATTCATCGGCGGGCCTGGCATCAGGTGCCACTGACGTGGCATTTGTGCGGCTGCCGAAGGGCATACCCAACATCGAGACAGAGGTCTTGTTCGTCGATCCGGTCGTGGCGATGGTGGCGGGTTCGCATCACCTCGCCGGACGGGGTTCGGTGTCCGCGCGGGATCTCGTCAATGATCCGATCACCAACGGGGACACCGTGGACGAGGCCTACCGCGCGTTCTGGTGTCTGGAGGCGGCACGCGACGAGTCCACCAAGGCCCGCCTGGTTCCTATCACCTCGATCACCGAGGAAGCACAAGTGGTCGCGGCCGGGGCAGCTATCGCGGTGACCAGCGCGGTGGTCATGAACTTCATGCCGCTGCCGGGCGTGCAATTCCTGGCGATCGACGACTGGCCCGGCTCGGCTATCGCCCTGGGCTGGCACCGCGACGAGCGCTCTCCCCTGGTCGCCCAGTTTCTCGAGGTCGCGCTCGCAGTGCGGGACCGGGAGACCGAGCTCGTTCACACCATCGAGAGCCGGCCGACAACCGCCTGA
- the hemB gene encoding porphobilinogen synthase — MTAFPRQRPRRLRSTPALRRLVAQTSLEPRHLVLPMFVADGIDEPRPIASMPGVYQHTRDSLRAAAAEAVAAGVGGLMLFGVPAEADKDSTGSVGAAPDGVLNTALRDLAADLGDSTVLMADTCLDEFTDHGHCGVLDERGRVDNDATLKCYVELAVAQADSGAHVVSPSGMMDGQVAAIRDGLDAAGHSDVVILAYAAKFASAFYGPFRDAVASTLAGDRRTYQQEPGNAREALREVTLDLAEGADIVMVKPAMGYLDVIAATAAVSSVPVAAYQVSGEYAMIAAAAANGWIDGRSAALESLIGIRRAGADIVLSYWAAEAAGWLA, encoded by the coding sequence ATGACTGCATTTCCTCGCCAACGTCCCCGTCGGCTGCGTTCCACTCCGGCTCTGCGCCGGCTGGTGGCTCAAACATCGCTGGAGCCCAGGCATCTGGTGTTGCCGATGTTCGTCGCCGACGGCATCGACGAGCCGAGGCCGATCGCTTCTATGCCCGGGGTGTACCAGCACACCCGCGATTCGCTGCGCGCCGCGGCCGCCGAGGCGGTGGCGGCCGGCGTCGGCGGGCTGATGTTGTTCGGGGTTCCGGCAGAGGCGGACAAGGACAGCACAGGATCGGTCGGCGCGGCTCCCGACGGCGTGCTCAACACCGCCTTGCGCGATCTCGCTGCCGATCTCGGTGATTCCACCGTGCTGATGGCCGACACGTGCCTGGACGAGTTCACCGATCACGGCCACTGCGGGGTGCTCGACGAGCGGGGTCGGGTTGACAACGACGCCACCTTGAAGTGCTACGTGGAACTGGCCGTTGCCCAAGCGGATTCGGGCGCCCATGTGGTGAGTCCGAGCGGCATGATGGACGGCCAGGTGGCCGCGATCCGCGATGGACTGGATGCCGCCGGGCACAGCGACGTGGTGATCCTGGCCTATGCGGCGAAGTTCGCATCGGCGTTCTACGGCCCGTTCCGTGACGCGGTCGCCTCGACGCTGGCCGGGGACCGTCGCACCTATCAGCAGGAACCCGGCAACGCCCGTGAGGCGCTGCGGGAGGTCACCCTCGATCTCGCTGAGGGCGCCGACATCGTCATGGTCAAACCCGCCATGGGCTACCTGGACGTGATCGCGGCGACCGCCGCGGTGTCCTCGGTTCCGGTCGCCGCCTATCAGGTGTCCGGCGAGTACGCGATGATCGCGGCGGCCGCTGCCAACGGCTGGATCGACGGACGATCCGCGGCACTGGAGTCTCTGATCGGCATCCGGCGGGCCGGCGCGGACATCGTGCTGAGTTACTGGGCGGCCGAAGCGGCCGGTTGGCTGGCGTGA